One window from the genome of Accipiter gentilis chromosome 35, bAccGen1.1, whole genome shotgun sequence encodes:
- the LOC126034640 gene encoding uncharacterized protein LOC126034640, with protein MCLGGLRWTDGPPGQAGGDLVLQVGPPGQAEAPRIPPLWGSRSRRGPSTGGSCAPRRGCCWGPSWRCVGRWWGCWPPPAPPPLAPALLQTLAGAAALGGRLLRDPPRLPHGYAPCLDLLRAVSGTIVFFITALVALAASRDALAATTFTFSLILSFLFAFDAFVTYRTEVAPAVGREPDMDSA; from the exons AT GTGTCTCGGTGGTTTGAGGTGGACAGATGGTCCTCCAGGCCAGGCAGGAGGTGACTTGGTCCTCCAGGTAGGTCCTCCAGGACAGGCGGAGG ccccacggatCCCCCCGCTatggggcagcaggagccggcGGGGGCCTTCGACTGGGGGGTCCTGCGCACCCCgaaggggctgctgctgggggccCAGTtg GCGCTGTGTGGGgcggtggtggggctgctggcccccccccgcgccccccccgctGGCCCCGGCGCTGCTGCAGACCCTGGCGGGGGCGGCCGCCCTTGGGGGGCGGCTGCTGCGAgaccccccccgcctgccccacgGCTACGCGCCCTGCCTG gacCTCCTCCGGGCCGTCAGCGGGACCATCGTCTTCTTCATCACCGCTCTGGTGGCCCTGGCCGCCTCCCGGGACGCGTTGGCCGCCACCACCTTC ACCTTCAGCCtcatcctctccttcctcttcgcCTTCGACGCCTTCGTCACCTACCGCACCGAGGTGGCCCCGGCGGTGGGACGGG agCCCGACATGGACTCGGCCTAA